In Amycolatopsis jiangsuensis, the following proteins share a genomic window:
- a CDS encoding IclR family transcriptional regulator, whose translation MSSALPVPGSHAGDVNSVLGKVQRILEAFGPDDEHLSLSQLSRRSGVAKASVHRLAQELLGWGVLERRGAQYRLGMRLFEIGQRVPRQRILRDAARPYMEDLHHATGETVHLAVLDGIELLYLEKISGHHQVRRPSRIAGRMPLHCTATGKILLAFGTRALVDEVVALPLERRTPRTVATPGLLLQELARARDLGYAAEHEQTRLGYLSVAVPLLGSTGATAGALAVTAPLVRGDVPKFAGLLGMVARRITTTLASE comes from the coding sequence GTGAGCAGCGCGCTGCCGGTGCCCGGGTCGCACGCGGGGGACGTGAACAGCGTGCTGGGCAAGGTGCAGCGCATCCTGGAGGCCTTCGGACCGGACGACGAGCACCTGAGCCTTTCGCAGCTGTCGCGGCGCTCCGGGGTGGCCAAGGCGTCGGTGCACCGCCTGGCGCAGGAGCTGCTGGGCTGGGGTGTGCTGGAACGGCGTGGCGCGCAGTACCGGCTCGGGATGCGGCTGTTCGAGATCGGCCAGCGCGTGCCCCGGCAGCGAATCCTCCGCGACGCCGCGCGGCCGTACATGGAGGACCTCCACCACGCGACCGGCGAAACGGTGCACCTCGCCGTGCTCGACGGGATCGAGCTGCTCTACCTGGAAAAGATCTCCGGGCACCACCAGGTGCGCAGGCCGTCCCGGATCGCGGGCCGGATGCCGTTGCACTGCACCGCGACCGGGAAGATCCTGCTCGCGTTCGGCACGCGCGCGCTGGTCGACGAAGTCGTCGCGCTGCCGCTGGAACGCCGGACACCGCGCACCGTGGCGACCCCGGGGCTGTTGCTGCAGGAGCTCGCCCGTGCGCGCGACCTCGGCTACGCGGCCGAGCACGAGCAGACACGCCTCGGCTACCTGAGTGTCGCGGTCCCGCTGCTGGGCTCGACCGGGGCCACGGCCGGGGCACTGGCGGTGACGGCTCCGCTGGTCCGCGGGGACGTGCCGAAGTTCGCGGGACTGCTCGGCATGGTCGCCCGGCGGATCACGACGACGCTGGCGAGTGAATGA
- a CDS encoding quinone oxidoreductase family protein gives MRAARFHGWGTAPVVDEVPEPARADGEVLVQVRAAAVAHLDATIAGGTFGLKPPLPYVGGVEGAGVVLEAGDLAPGTQVMLRGGGLGVKRDGTWTERVRVPRKAVLPLDPELPAEVAATFFVPATTGYVAVHDVGRVEPGDHVIVTGAAGAVGAMAAQQALAAGARVLGAVSREDGLSRIPAGVEGFALSDTARLAELAKQRPAAVLIDTVGGRDLAARAKWVRPGGRAVLIGYAHGPAVEIDLSSWLLDDVAFLPVNMIRQERRARAVAGGLLRQLAAGELRVETQTFELDGIADALAALRAGRVRGRAVVTPR, from the coding sequence ATGCGTGCCGCGCGATTCCACGGCTGGGGCACCGCGCCGGTCGTGGACGAGGTGCCCGAGCCGGCGCGTGCGGACGGTGAGGTCCTGGTGCAGGTGCGGGCCGCCGCGGTCGCGCACCTCGACGCGACGATCGCCGGCGGCACTTTCGGGCTGAAGCCGCCGCTGCCCTACGTCGGCGGGGTCGAGGGCGCGGGCGTCGTGCTGGAGGCCGGCGACCTGGCACCGGGCACGCAGGTGATGCTGCGTGGTGGCGGGCTGGGCGTGAAACGCGACGGGACCTGGACCGAGCGCGTTCGCGTGCCCCGCAAGGCCGTCCTCCCGCTCGATCCGGAGCTGCCTGCCGAGGTCGCGGCCACGTTCTTCGTCCCGGCCACCACCGGGTACGTCGCGGTGCACGACGTCGGACGCGTCGAGCCGGGTGACCACGTGATCGTGACCGGCGCGGCCGGTGCGGTCGGAGCGATGGCGGCGCAGCAGGCTCTCGCCGCCGGCGCGCGGGTGCTGGGCGCGGTGTCGCGAGAGGACGGTCTCTCGCGGATTCCCGCCGGAGTGGAAGGTTTCGCGCTGAGCGACACCGCCCGGCTGGCGGAGCTGGCGAAGCAGCGCCCGGCGGCGGTACTGATCGACACCGTCGGCGGACGGGATCTGGCGGCCCGCGCCAAGTGGGTGCGGCCCGGAGGGCGGGCCGTGCTCATCGGGTATGCGCACGGGCCGGCGGTCGAGATCGACCTCTCCTCGTGGCTGCTCGACGACGTGGCGTTCCTGCCGGTCAACATGATCCGGCAGGAACGGCGTGCGCGGGCAGTGGCCGGCGGGCTGCTGCGGCAGCTCGCCGCGGGTGAACTCCGGGTCGAGACCCAGACCTTCGAGCTCGACGGCATCGCGGACGCGCTGGCCGCCCTGCGTGCGGGTCGGGTGCGGGGGCGGGCGGTGGTGACCCCCCGGTGA